DNA sequence from the Sphingomonas taxi genome:
TCGGCATCGGCGTCGGCGCGGGGCTGGCGCCGATGGTGCAGGTCGGCGAGCCGTGGTGGTGGACGATGGCGGACGGGCGGCCGTGCCTCTACGATGCGGCGGCGGTGGCGGCGTTCGCGCCGGTGGCGATCCCCTCGGTCCGCGGGACGCTGAGCGAGGCCCAGCGGGCGACGCTGGATCGCGCGGGCGCGGCGCTGGCCCGCTCGACCGCGGCGCTGGTCGACGCGGTGAAGACGGCGTTTCCGGGGTGTCGCAGCCATCTGCTCACCTATCTGCCGACGGTGCTCGACGCTGCCGCGCCGGAGCTGGCGCGGGCCAATCTGCCGCTCGGCTGGGCCTCGCCGGCGTTCGATGTGCTGCAGCTCGAGGATTACGACTGGGTCACCGCGGGCGATGCCGCGTCGACCGCTCGCGGCGTCGCGGCGGTGCAGGCGCGGCTCGGCTATCCGCCGGCACGGCAGCAGTATCTCGCCGGCTTCGTGCTGCGCGGCGACCAGGCGGCGGCGCATTGGCCGCGGATCGAGGCGGCGGCGCTGGCGGCGCGGGCGCGCGGCGTCGCGGCGGTGGTGCTGTGGGCGCTGCCGCAGGTGATGCGCGACGGATTCGTCCATTTCGAGGGGGAGGATGACGTGCAGGATTACGACGACGTGCTGTTCCCGATCGCACTGGGACGCGAGGCGGCGGTGATCCCCGGCTTTGCGACGACGATTCTGACCGCCGCGGGCGGCGCCGAGCAGCGGAACGCCGGCTGGGCGGAAGCGCGCACCAGCTACGATGTCGGGCCGGGGGTGCGCAGCGAGGCGGATATCGCGACGCTGCTCGCCTTCTTCCGTGCGCGGATGGGTCCGGCGCGCGCGTTCCGGTTGCGCGATCCGTTCGATGCGGCCGGCACCGACGAACCGCTCGGCAGCGGCGACGGCGTGCGGCGGCGGTTCGCGCTGGTGAAACATTATGATGCGGCGACGCGGCGGATCGTGCGACCGGTGGCGGGCAGCGTGCGCGTCGCAGTGGACGGCGTCGCGACGCAGGGCTTCGGCGTCGAGGCGGGGGGCGTCGTGCTGCTCGACAGCGCACCGGCGGCGGGAGCGGTGGTGCGCGCGAGCTTCGCCTTCGACGTTGTCGTCCGCTTCGCCGAGGACCGGTTGCGGGTGAGCCGCGCGACCTTCCTCGCCGGCGAGGCGGTGTCGGTGCCGCTCATCGAGGTGCGGCCATGAGCGCGCTGTCATGCGTCGCCTTCTGCTGGCGGATCGAGCGGCGCGACGGGGTGGCGATCGGGCTGACCACGCACGACCGCGATCTCGTCGTCGACGGGCTGGTGCATCGTGCCGCGCCGGGGATGACACCTTCGGCGATCGAGCGCTCGGCGGGGCTGGAGGCGGATACGATGGACGTACGGGGCGCGCTGACCAGCGCGGCGATCGGCGAGGCGGACCTGCTCGCCGGGCGCTGGGACGGGGCGCGGGTGCGCGTGTTCGCGGTCGACTGGGAGACGGGGGCCTTGGTCGCCGAGCTGGGCGAGGGGCGGATCGGCGCGGTCGAGCTGGGTGAGGACGGTTTCACCGCCGAGCTGGCGGGGGCGAGCGCCTCGCTCGACCGGCCGGTGGTCGAGGAGACGTCGGCGGAATGTCGCGCCGAACTGGGCGATCGGCGCTGCCGCGTGGCGATGGCGGGGCGGCGGCGGTTCTCGCGCGTAGTGGCGGTGGCGGACCGGGTGGTGACGCTGGATACCGCCGAGCCGGTCGCGGGGGCCTATGCCGGCGGATTGCTGCGCTGGTTCGGTGGCGCGAATGGCGGGCTGGTGCAGGCGATCGGCGCGTCGGCGGGGGCGACCGTGACGCTGCGCGCCGCACCGGCCTTCGCGGTGGCGACGGGGGCGCTGGTCGAGCTGATCGAGGGGTGTGACAAGAGCTTCGCCACCTGCGCGGCGCGGTTCGGCAATGCGGCGAACTTCCGCGGCGAGCCGCATCTGCCGGGGGTCGACCTGCTGACCCGCTATGCCGGTGGGTGAGCGGGTCGCGGTGGCGGCGTTGGCGCTGGTCGGCGCGCCGTTCCGGCTGCACGGGCGCGACGTGGCGAGCGGGCTCGACTGTATCGGGGTGATCGCGGCGGCGCTGCGCGGCGCCGGGTGGGTGGGCGAGGTGCCGAGCGGCTATGCGTTGCGGGGCGGCGATCCCGCCGCGGTGATCGCACGGTTGGATGTGGTGCTGGCGCGGGGCGACGGCGGCGCCGCGGGCGATGTGCTGCTGTTCCGCGTCGGGCCGGGGCAGATCCATGGCGCGGTGCGGACAGGCGCCGGGATCGTCCATGCCGATGCGGGCCTGCGGCGGGTGGTCGCGCGGCCCGGGGTGCCGGACTGGCCGCGGCTGGGCGCCTGGCGGTACGAGGGGAGGGGCTGATGGCGACGCTGGTGCTGAGCACGGTCGGGCAGATGGTCGGCGGGCCGATCGGCGGTGCGGTCGGGGCGATCGTCGGGCAGGCGATCGACGGGCGGCTGTTCCGCGGCGCGGCCCGCGAGGGCCCGCGGCTGACCGAACTGGCGGTGCAGACGTCGAGCTATGGCACGGCGCTGCCCAAGGTGTTCGGAACGATGCGGGTCGCCGGCACGGTGATCTGGTCGACCGACCTGATCGAGACGCGCAGCAGCCAGCGCGGCGGCAAGGGGCAGCCGGGGACGAACAGCTACAATTACGCCGCGAGCTTCGCGGTGGCGCTGTCGGTGCGGCCGATCCTGGCGGTGCGGCGGATCTGGGCGGAGGGCAAGCTGCTGCGCGGCGCGGCGGGGGACTGGAAGAGCCACACCGGGTTCCGCCTCCACCTGGGGGGCGAGGATCAGCCGGTCGATCCGCTGATCGCCTCGGCGATGGGAACGACGCCCGCCTATCGCGGGATCGGCTATGCGGTGTTCGAGGGGATGCAGCTCGCCGATTTCGGCAATCGCATCCCGTCGCTGACCTTCGAGGTGGTCGCCGATGCCGCGGCGGTGGGGTGCGGCGACATCGCCGCGGCGCTCGCGCCCGAGGTGGTGGCGGCCGGCGGGCTGCCGCTCGGCGGCTTCGCCGCGTCGGGCGCGAGCGTGCGCGGGGTGCTCGATACGCTTGCCATGCTCGATGGCGGCTGGTGGCGGACCGCGGGGGCGCGGCTGGTGCGGCAGAGCGATACCGGCGCGGCGCTGGGGATCGCGGATGCGGGCATGGCGGCGAGCGGGCGGACGGCGCGGCGGCGGCGGACGGTGGCGGCGCTGGCGAGCGTGCCGCGCGAGGTGGCGGTGGCGCATCACGATCCGGCGCGTGACTATCAGATCGGCGTGCAGCGCGTCCGCCGGCCGGGGGCCGGCGAACGGATCGACCGGGTCGAGCTGCCCGCGGTGGTCGAGGCGGCGACCGCGAAGGGCGTTGCGGCGGCGCTGGTCGCGCGCGGCGAGATCGAGCGAACGCGGCGGCAGGTGGCGCTCGGCGTCGAGGGGCTCGCCATCGCGCCGGGGGCGATCGTCGCACTCGCCGACGAGCCGGGCCGCTGGCGGGTGGCGGCCAGCAGCGTGTCGGGGACGATGACGACGCTGACCCTCGTACCGATCGGCGCGCCGGCGGTGGTGACCGGGGCGAGCAGCGGGCGGGTGGTGGCCGCACCCGACCGGACGGTCGGGCGGACATGGCTGATCGCGGCGGAACTGCCTGGGCTCGGCGACCGGCCGCTGAGCGCGCCGCGGGTGAGCGTGATCGCGGCTGGCGAGGGGGCGGGCTGGCGGCAGGCGGCGCTGCTCTACAGCCTCGACGACGGGGCGAGCTGGACCGCGGCGGGCGCGACCGCCGCGCCGGCGACGATGGGTCGGATCGAGACGCTGCCGGCGGCGGCGTCGGCGCTGCTGGTCGATCGGCGCAGCCGGCCGGTGGTGGCGCTACGGCGGGGCGACATGACGCTGGGCGACGCCGATGCGGCGAGCCTGGCGCGGGGCGGCAATCTCGCGCTGCTCGGCGACGAGCTCATCCAGTTCGCGCAGGCGGAGCCGTTGGGTGGCGGGCGCTGGGCGCTGACCGGCCTGTATCGCGGATTGCGCGGCACCGAGGCGGCGATCGGCACGCAGGCCGCCGGCGATCGGTTCGCCCTGATCGAGCCGGACGCGGTCGCGACGATCGACCTGCCGCTGGCGGCGATCGGACGACGGCTGCGGCTGCTTGCCAGCGGGGTAGGCGATCTCGATGCGCCGGCCGAGGCGGCGGTGGCGATCACCGGCGCCTCCGTCGCGCCGCCCGCGCCGGTCCATGCCGTCACCGAGACGTTGGGTGATGGCGGGCTGGCGATCCGCTGGACACGGCGCAGCCGTGGCGGCTGGATCTGGTCCGACGGTGTCGACGCGCCGCTGGTCGAAGAGGCGGAGGCCTATCGGCTGACGCTCACCACCGCGGACGGCATGCGGCGGGTGATCGAGACGGCGGCACCGTCTCTGCGCCTCGCCGCAAGCCAGCGGCCGCCGGCGGGCACGACGATCGCGATCGTCCAGCAGGGCGCGCTGGCCGCATCGCAGCCGACACGCATTCTCTTTGTGGAAGGAGCAGGACGATGACCGATCAGATGAGCGCGCGGCTGGCGCTGCCGTTGCTCGCCGCGGGGCAGGCCGGCAAGGAGCTGACGCACAACGAGGCGCTGACCCGGCTCGACATACTGGTGCAGCCGGCGGTGATCGGCATCGGCGGCAACACTCCGCCGCAAGCGCCGCAGCCGGGGCAATGCTGGATCGTCGGCGCGGCGCCGACCGACGCCTGGGCCGGGCATGGCGATGCGCTGGCCGGCTGGAGCGGCGGCGGCTGGCGGTTCGTCGTTCCCGCCGAGGGCTTCGCGGTGTGGAACGCCGCCTCGGGACAGCCGGTCGTCTATCGCGACGGGCGCTGGCGCGAAGGCGAGGTGGTCGCCGGCCGGGTCGTCATCGGCGGCGTCGCCGTCGTCGGTCCGCGCGGCGGGGCGATCGCCGATCCCGATGGCGGCACCGTGGTGGACGCCGTGGCGCGAAAAACTTTGACAGGGATTCTCAATGCTTTGCGCCAACATGGTCTGATCGCGGGATGAAATTGGGTGTGGCATCCTTGCAACAGGTCCGACCTTTTGCATTCTTGCGTGGAAACCAACCGTCGGATAGTGAGTTTGCCCTGTCCGTAGTGACACTCAAGAAAGGGGACTCCTATGCGGAAGCTTGCCGTCGTACTGGCACTGGCATCCACCGCGCTCGCCACTCCCGCCCTCGCCCGCGACAAGTCGTGGTACGTTGGCGTCGAAGGCGGCGCGATGATCGTCGAAGACATCGATTATGACATCGGTGCAACCTCCAAGGCGGCTACGGTCGACCACAATTACGGCTATGACGTCGATGGCGTCATCGGCTACGATTTCGGCGGGTTCCGCGTCGAGACCGAAGTCGGCTACCGTTCGGCGACCGTCGACGGCTACAGCTCGACGCTGACCACCCCGGCGTACACCTCGACCGGCGCGCTGGTCTCGGTTCCGCAGGGCACCTATGACTATGCCGGTGGCAAGACCTCGGCGCTCAGCTTCATGCTGAACGGCCTGCTCGACTTCGGCGACGACGACGGCATCCAGGGCTTCGTCGGCGGCGGTGTCGGTGTGGCTCGCGTCAAGGCGAACTACGGCCTGAACAACCGCGGCAACTTCGTCGACGACTCCGACACCGTGTTCGCATGGCAGGGTCTCGCCGGCGTCCGCGCTCCGCTGACCGACCATATCGACGCGACGCTGAAGTATCGTTTCTTCAACGCCGACAACGTCAAGCTGGTCGATGCGACGAACCGTCAGTTCGATGGCCGTTTCCGTTCGCACAGCATCCTCGGTGGCGTGACGTACAACTTCGGTTCGCCGACCCCGCCGCCGCCGCCGCCCCGCCGCCCCGCCGCCCCCGCCCCGCCGCCCCCGGCGCCGGTTGCAGAGGCTCCGGTCTGCTCACCTGGTCCGTTCATCGTGTTCTTCGAATGGGACAAGTCGGACGTTACGCCTGAGGCCGCGTCGATCCTCGACAACGCCGTCAGCCAGTACCAGAGCTGCGGTAACGCGCAGGTCATGCTGGCCGGCCACGCCGATAAGTCGGGTTCGGCCAAGTACAACGTCGGCCTGTCGCAGCGCCGCGCGGACTCGGTGAAGGCGTATCTCACGTCGCACGCCATCCCCGCCGGTGTCATCTCGACGGAAGCGTTCGGTGAGAGCCGTCCGCGCGTCGACACCGCCGATGGTGTTCGCGAAGTGCAGAATCGTCGCGTGGAAGTCACCTACGGCCCGGGCGCCGGTCAGTAAGACCAGCTCCTACCGCAGGAATGCAAATCGGGAGGTCGGCGCGAGCCGGCCTCCCTTTTTGTATGTCG
Encoded proteins:
- a CDS encoding OmpA family protein, with translation MRKLAVVLALASTALATPALARDKSWYVGVEGGAMIVEDIDYDIGATSKAATVDHNYGYDVDGVIGYDFGGFRVETEVGYRSATVDGYSSTLTTPAYTSTGALVSVPQGTYDYAGGKTSALSFMLNGLLDFGDDDGIQGFVGGGVGVARVKANYGLNNRGNFVDDSDTVFAWQGLAGVRAPLTDHIDATLKYRFFNADNVKLVDATNRQFDGRFRSHSILGGVTYNFGSPTPPPPPPRRPAAPAPPPPAPVAEAPVCSPGPFIVFFEWDKSDVTPEAASILDNAVSQYQSCGNAQVMLAGHADKSGSAKYNVGLSQRRADSVKAYLTSHAIPAGVISTEAFGESRPRVDTADGVREVQNRRVEVTYGPGAGQ
- a CDS encoding phage tail baseplate protein, which translates into the protein MATLVLSTVGQMVGGPIGGAVGAIVGQAIDGRLFRGAAREGPRLTELAVQTSSYGTALPKVFGTMRVAGTVIWSTDLIETRSSQRGGKGQPGTNSYNYAASFAVALSVRPILAVRRIWAEGKLLRGAAGDWKSHTGFRLHLGGEDQPVDPLIASAMGTTPAYRGIGYAVFEGMQLADFGNRIPSLTFEVVADAAAVGCGDIAAALAPEVVAAGGLPLGGFAASGASVRGVLDTLAMLDGGWWRTAGARLVRQSDTGAALGIADAGMAASGRTARRRRTVAALASVPREVAVAHHDPARDYQIGVQRVRRPGAGERIDRVELPAVVEAATAKGVAAALVARGEIERTRRQVALGVEGLAIAPGAIVALADEPGRWRVAASSVSGTMTTLTLVPIGAPAVVTGASSGRVVAAPDRTVGRTWLIAAELPGLGDRPLSAPRVSVIAAGEGAGWRQAALLYSLDDGASWTAAGATAAPATMGRIETLPAAASALLVDRRSRPVVALRRGDMTLGDADAASLARGGNLALLGDELIQFAQAEPLGGGRWALTGLYRGLRGTEAAIGTQAAGDRFALIEPDAVATIDLPLAAIGRRLRLLASGVGDLDAPAEAAVAITGASVAPPAPVHAVTETLGDGGLAIRWTRRSRGGWIWSDGVDAPLVEEAEAYRLTLTTADGMRRVIETAAPSLRLAASQRPPAGTTIAIVQQGALAASQPTRILFVEGAGR
- a CDS encoding DUF2793 domain-containing protein gives rise to the protein MTDQMSARLALPLLAAGQAGKELTHNEALTRLDILVQPAVIGIGGNTPPQAPQPGQCWIVGAAPTDAWAGHGDALAGWSGGGWRFVVPAEGFAVWNAASGQPVVYRDGRWREGEVVAGRVVIGGVAVVGPRGGAIADPDGGTVVDAVARKTLTGILNALRQHGLIAG
- a CDS encoding DUF2163 domain-containing protein, yielding MSALSCVAFCWRIERRDGVAIGLTTHDRDLVVDGLVHRAAPGMTPSAIERSAGLEADTMDVRGALTSAAIGEADLLAGRWDGARVRVFAVDWETGALVAELGEGRIGAVELGEDGFTAELAGASASLDRPVVEETSAECRAELGDRRCRVAMAGRRRFSRVVAVADRVVTLDTAEPVAGAYAGGLLRWFGGANGGLVQAIGASAGATVTLRAAPAFAVATGALVELIEGCDKSFATCAARFGNAANFRGEPHLPGVDLLTRYAGG
- a CDS encoding DUF2460 domain-containing protein, whose translation is MAHWLCSRREQQVEGVVSRFDPRFWTVNFPRPMMAAVTTPAEDAMRVDAVFQTRADLAGLIWEAEDRFDHPLLRYATDRDFRGCRLRFRWRSAGIKALDAVNGPTLTIEGRDAGGTARAWYVRLWNYAVGTPEDAVVTLDFAHLSGGFRLPDDAQPVWAGDVDRLFVSLVAPDYDGSAAALPAACEGWVELTGVVCEGPGAVLAIGDAVLPEHGFAIASGYDDSYNLTPARLLRNALQLGYRGAITHYVGMSHYFRLEALDGGFYASLRGGVLNVACAAWHRDFATRAGALGYDVIWSLSYELFDAHCWNDWKQRAADGAPARTGWEPPSTLLSPSHDGAMAYLRQVAAAFVGIGVGAGLAPMVQVGEPWWWTMADGRPCLYDAAAVAAFAPVAIPSVRGTLSEAQRATLDRAGAALARSTAALVDAVKTAFPGCRSHLLTYLPTVLDAAAPELARANLPLGWASPAFDVLQLEDYDWVTAGDAASTARGVAAVQARLGYPPARQQYLAGFVLRGDQAAAHWPRIEAAALAARARGVAAVVLWALPQVMRDGFVHFEGEDDVQDYDDVLFPIALGREAAVIPGFATTILTAAGGAEQRNAGWAEARTSYDVGPGVRSEADIATLLAFFRARMGPARAFRLRDPFDAAGTDEPLGSGDGVRRRFALVKHYDAATRRIVRPVAGSVRVAVDGVATQGFGVEAGGVVLLDSAPAAGAVVRASFAFDVVVRFAEDRLRVSRATFLAGEAVSVPLIEVRP